The DNA window TCGGGCGATCCGCAATCTCGCCAAGCTGTTGCCCGAAGGCCTCCGGTAGAGCCGGTCGGGGGCATCGTGAACATTAGGCCCTTTGGCGTTGGCACGGTACGCGCCGGCAGCGTAACCCTGCGATGGTTCGACTCGTTGGTCGAGATGTCCGGATCGCTCGATCAAGGAGACCGTCGATGACCTCGCTCCTGGCGACACGCCGGCGTGCCGAGGACTTCGCACGGCTCGTCGACGAACGCAGGCAGTCCCGCGACCCCAAGATCGTGCCGTTGCTCGACGTGGTCGCGATGTTGACGCCCGCGATGATCGAGCCAGCCCCGGCGTTCCGCAGCTCGTTGCGCGAGCGCCTGGTCTCGGCCGCCGAGGAACTGCCGCTCGGCGAGCCCGCGGCACCCGCCCATGCCGCCCGGTCCGCGGTGCGACCGCCACGAGTTCGGCTCGTGGCGGCAGCCGCATCGGTCGCCCTGGCCGGCGGCATGGTGGGCACCGCCGCGGCAGCGCGCACAGCGCTGCCCGGCGATGTGCTGTACGGGTTGAAGCGCGGCCTCGAACGTACCGAGGCCGGCTTCACCTCCAACTCCGAGTCGCGCGGCCGGGCGTTCCTCCGCCAGGCGGAGATCCGGCTCGACGAGACGGTCGGCCTGGTCGGCGGCGTGTCGCTGAACTCGGCCGAGCCGGAGGAGCTGGACCTCGTCCGCGGCTCGCTCACCGACTTCGTCATCGACGCCAAGCGCGGCGGCGGGCTGCTCACCGAGGCGTACCGCCTCGACCAGCGCCAGGCGCCGCTGGTGATGATCCGGCACTTCGTCTCCGAGGCGCGGCCGAAGGTGCAGGCGCTGCAGCAGTTCCTGCCGCCGACGTTGATGCCGTCGTACGACGAGGCGATGACCACGCTCGACGCACTCGACGGCAAGGCGCTCGACCTGTGCCCGGAGTGCGGGACCAACCCGACCGGCGGCGAGGTCACGCTGCTGAGCGCCGACTCGCCGGCCCCGTCCGACGACAGCGCGCCGGCACCCGCGCCGGAGAAGAAGGAAGCGACCTCGCCGTCGCCGAAGCCGAACCTCGACGGGATCCCGACGGTGCCGCCCGGCCCGTTCCCGCCGGGTCCGCGGCCTGGTCCGACGACCGAGCCGGGCCCGCGCGACCCCGGGCCGACCAAGGCGCCGCTGCCTCTCCCGCCGATCCCGAACCCGGTGCCCACGTCGCCGCGCGTCCCGCTGCCGACCGAGCTCCCGTTGCCGACGTCGGTCCCCCTGCCGCCGTTGCCGCTGCCGAGCGGCTTCCCGCTCCCCCTACCCACGGCGCTGCCGTTGCCGCTGCCGACGTCCTTGCCGCTGCCGTTGCCGCCGGAGCTCCCACTCCCCTTGCCGACCTCGCTGCCGCTGCCGACGTCCCTGCCGCTACCGCTGCCGCTGCCGGGTGGTGACGACCTGGTCGACGAGAAGAAGCCCAAGTCGGAGTCCCCGCAGCCAGCTCCCTCTACTCCCGCGCCGGACAACGAGGGTCCGCTGCCGGAGTTCCCCGACCTCCCGATCCCCGGCGACGACTAGGCCGGAGCCGGCAAATGATCATGTTTACATGATCATTTGCCGCTCTACGTGGGATACACCCCGCGTAAAGCGCCCGCTCGCCAGGTAAAGCGGCACCGGCACCCATCCGCCAGCACCACCGACTTACCCAACAGGTCCTAGCCGCGGCTGTCGAATAGCGGTGGTTGAACGTGCGCTAGTCCTCGGATAGTGCAGGCGCCAAGATCTCACCGACCTCCACCATGTCGTAACGCCTCACCTGGGTAGAGCACGCAGGTGTCAAGGAGGGCGGCGAACATGGCCGCCATCCTCTCAACCACCTAGGACGTGGGCTTCGCGCGCCGTTCCGCGGCAACCTCGGCGCGAATCCGCCGGAACCTTTCGGCCATGGCCTCAGGGCTCTCTTCCGGCTCGTCATAGTCGATCGAAGTCTCGACCAGCGCCCGATACTGCTGCTCACGACGCTGTTGCCGGTACGCCAACAGGTCGGTGAGTTTCACCATGCGCCGACGCCTGCCAGGCGTCTCTGCGTCCAGCTGACCCTCATCGATGAGTTTCACCACCGTCGGCCTACTGACGCCGAGTAGATCCGCGGCCTGCGAAAGTTTCGTAACTAACCCGAGCGACGTTCTAGGCGACCCACATGCGAAATCGCGGTCTTGGCGAGCTAGAAGAACGCGCGCGGGCGTCGAGTAGCAGCGCGTACAGGGTGTGCTGGATCGTCTCCCGCACCTGGTCGGTCAGATCGAACACCAGCATCGGGTCGTCCGCCGCCTCGCGCCCATAGCCCGAAGTCGACAGCGGCTCGCCGAAGGAGATGAGCACAGTCACTTCGACGGCAGCGGCACGACGGCCAGCTCGCCACCCGACCCGCAACCGCCACCCCCGCAAGCGGGAGCGACGGCTAGAAGAACGCGCGCGGGCGGTCGAGTAGCAGCGCGTACAGGGTGTGCTGGATCGTCTCCCGCACCTGGTCGGTCAGATCGAACACCAGCATCGGGTCGTCCGCCGCCTCGCGCCCATAGCCCGAAGTCGACAGCGGCTCGCCGAACGAGATGAGCACAGTCACTTCGACGGCAGCGGCACGACGGCCAGCTCGCCACCCGACCCCGCAACCGCCACCCCCGCAAGCGGGAGCGACGGCTAGAAGAACGCGCGCGGGCGGTCGAGTAGCAGCGCGTACAGGGTGTGCTGGATCGTCTCCCGCACCTGGTCCGTCAGGTCGAACACCAGCATCGGGTCGTCCGCCGCCTCGCGCCCGTAGCCCGAAGTCGACAGGGGCTCGCCGAAGGAGATGATCCACTTCGACGGCAGCGGCACCATGCCCAGCGGCCCGAGCCAGGGGAAGGTCGGCGTCACCGGTACGTACGGGAAGCCCAGCAGCCGAGCCAGCGGCTCGATGTCGCCCAGCATCGGGTACGTCTCCTCCGCGCCGACGATCGAGCACGGGATGATCGGCACCCCCGCTCCGAGCGCCGCGGAGACGAAGCCGCCGCGGCCGAAGCGCTGCAGCTTGTACCGCTCCGAGAACGGCTTCCCCAGCCCCTTGTAGCCCTCGGGGAACACCGCGACGAGCTCGCCGTTGGACAGCAGCCGGTCGGCGTCCTCCGACGACGCGAGCGTCGTCCCGCCCTTGCGGGCCAGCTCGCCCACGAACGGCGTCTTGAAGATCAGATCAGCCCCAAGCATCCGCACATGCCTGCGCGCCGGGTGCGTGTCGAACACCGCGACGTGCGTCATCAGCCCGTCCAGTGGCAACGTGCCCGAGTGGTTCGCGACGATCAGCGCCCCACCGGTCATCGGGATGTTCTCGATCCCCCGCACCTCGACGCGGAACCAGTCCCGATACAACGGCCGGAGCAGGTTGAGCAGCACGTTCTCGGTGAGGTGCGCGTCGAAGCCCAGCTCGTCGACCTCGTACTCGCCGGTCAGGCGCTGGCGGACGAACGCCAGGCCGGACAGCACCTTGCGTTCCCACTCGTCCCCGAGCAGTTCCTCCGCGACGGCCTGCCCGAGCGCGCCGACGGCCTCGACGAGCACGTTCGGCTTCTCCGCGGGAGCTTCCTCGCGCGGCTCCTCCACAGGCGGCTTGCGACGACGCGAGCCGGCACCGGAACGGTCACGGTCGCGGCTGTCGATCGGGATCACCCGGGCGTGGTCAGCCATGGCTGTCCTCCCATCCGTTCCCGACACTACGCGCGCCGAGCACCGATGCGACCCGCCGTTCGGCGGATTTGACCCGGTCGGAGTCCAACGACCCGGTGCCGCGTACGTCGACGAACGTGGCGAACGCCTCGGCGGAGGAGTACCGCGGCTCGAACTTCAGGTCCGAACGCATCCGCGCGGTGTCCACGCCCCGGCCATGGGTGAGGAACGCGAGCTGCTCCGGCGTGAAGTCCGCGAGCCTGGCCTGGCGAAAGGCCTGCCCGAACGCGGTGACGGCGAAGCTCGGCACCGGCAGCGCGGGCCGGCCGGCGCGGCGGATCGCCTGCGACAGCATGATGATCCCGTCGCCGGCGACGTTGTAGCGGCCGGTCGCGTCGGACAGCGTCGCGAGGATCAACGCGTCGATCAGGTCGTCCTCGTGGGTGAACTGCAGCCGCGCGTCGAAGCCCATCACGGTCGGGACGACCGGCAGCGTGAAGTAGCGGGTGAGCGGCGTCTCGACGGCCGGGCCCATCACGTTCGCGAACCGCAGCGTGGTGACGTCGACATCAGGGCGGCGCCGGGCGAAGCCGCGTACGTACCCCTCGACCTCCACCGAGTCCTTCGCGAACCCGCTCCGCGGCAGCGACCGCGGCTCCATCTCCTCGGTGAACATCGCGGGGTCGCTCGACGAGGCGCCGTACACCGTCGTCGACGACTTCACGATCAGCTTGCGCAGAGACGGGCTCCGCTGGCAGGCCGCCAGGAGCTGCATCGTCCCGATGACGTTGATCTCCTTCATCGTGGCCCGGCCGCCGGCGTGCAGCGGGGTCGCGATGACGCTCATGTGAACGACGGTGTCGACCTCTTCGCGCGCGAGGACGCGCGCGATCACCGGGCTGCGGATGTCCGCCCGGACGAAGTCGGCCGCGCCGAGATCGTGCGGAGGTGGGATGACGTCGACGCCGACCACGCGGTCAACCCGCGGGTCGGCGGCCAGGAGGCGCGCGAACCTCGCCCCGAGATATCTGGAGCAGCCCGTGACGAGGACGACAGGCATCTGCCTTGGGGCTTACTTGCCCTGGCGGCGGCGCTGGACGCGAGTCTTCTTGAGCAGCTTGCGGTGCTTCTTCTTCGACATACGCTTGCGACGCTTCTTGATGACAGAACCCACGCGGATTCCCCTCTACCGGACGCTTGTGCTTCTGACAGTGCCTGATTCGGCGCGGACGCCGAACGTCCGGGAGCTCGCCAATGTTGGCCCCAAGGCTACCCCGAGGCGCGGGCGCGGGTGGCACCCGCCCGTTCACTGACCGTTCGCGACCCGGCGGCCGGTCTCGCTCTGCCAGTACAGGACCTCCCGGCCGGACCGCCGGTTCTCGAGCAGGCCGGCGTCGGCGAGGACCCGCAGGTGGTCCGCCACCGTTCCCAGCCCGAGCCCGGTGGTCGCCACCAGCGCGGTGGTGCTGATCGGCTCGGCCGCCTCGGCGAGGATGCGTGCCCGCGTCCTGCCGAGCAGCCGCACCAGCGGCTCGGCGAGCGGTTGGTGGTCGGCGAAGATCCCGGTCACCGGGTACGACACCGCGTACCGGTCCGGCCGCCGCCACGCGAGGCCGACGCCCTTGCGGTGCGCGGCGATGAACATCAGGTCACCGCCGCGGACGTCCAGCGGCGGGTACGTGTTGTCGTTCACCTGGATCCGGCCGTCGCCCAGCCAGCGCACGTGCTGGCCGAGCCCCTCGAGCACCCCGGACCAGCCCAGCTCGCTCAGCCTCGACGTCCGCGAGACGACGTCCGCCCGGAGCACCCGGAGCCGTCGCGGCCAGGTGGGGAGCACGGTCGCGGTCCAGACCCAGCGCAGGAACTCCGCGGCCCGTTCGGCCAGGTTGTCGACGGCCAGGGCGGGCAGCAGCGGCGAACGTACGAACGCCAGATCGGCCCGGATGCGGTCGTCGCCCAGCGCGACCATCGCCGCCAGCTCGTCGTCGAGCTCCTGGTCCGGCGCGAGTGGCGGCATCGTGAGGAAGTCGGCGACCCAGCCCGGCCGGAACGCGTTCTCGACGAGCGCCGCCTCGACGTCGTTCTGCGCGAGCCGTTCCCGGAGCGCGGGCAGGTGTTCGCGGTACCAGCCGCGGAACCACGGCTCGACGTCCGGCGTGAGCAGGATCCGCAGCGCGGCAACGGTCTCGGTCAGCTGGGACGTGCCGAACCGCGCGTTCGCCAGGACATCGGCGTCGACGACGAGCTCGGTCACTGTGCTAGTCCTGTTTGTCGCAGCTCCGGCTCGCTCAGTTTCGCTGCACGCCACGGCCTACAGGGCGGCATCCCGATGTTCACTTGGGGCTTCCTCGACGAGGCCGGACTGCGATGAGCTAACCGGCTTGGTAGAAGGAGTCCCGCAGGTAGTCGTGGACGGCACGCTCCGGGATGCGGAACGAGCGGCCGACCTGGTGCGCCGGCAGCTCACCGGCGTGCACGAGTCGGTACACCGTCATCTTCGATACCCGCATCGCAGCGGCGACCTCGGCGACCGTCAGGAAGCGCGCCTCGGAGATCGGACCACCGCCGCCAGCCGGGCGGTCCGGACGTTCTGGTGAAGCCATTGGGGCCACCGTGCCTTCGCCTCACATGACGTGCTCCGGCTTCCCCGCCGGAGCCCTCGCGCCCGGGCCTTCGCAGGTACGTGCGTGAGGGGAGAGTAGTGCCAGATGGGGCGCGTGGGGAAGGGGTTGCGGCGTGAGCAATTCCGGCAAGCGACCTTGCGGTCACGCTCAGTAGCTGGGATCGAGGCCCAGTCCGGGGAACGATGCCGTCCGCGTCGCGATGATCGCCCGGTCCACCGGGTCGGCCGGGTCGTACCCCGACGACCAGTCCCGGTACGCCGCCGAGCATCCGTCGGTCATGGACAGCGGCGCCGGCCGACCGAACAGCCGCTGCACCAGCTCGCGCCACCCCGGCGGCGTCGGCGTCTCGGGGTCGACCGGCGCCCCGCCCACGATCGAGAGCAGGTGCGTCCACACCCGCGGCACCACCGACGCGATCGCGTACCCGCCACCGCCCGTCGCCACCCAGCGCCCCTCGCACAGCTGATGCGCGAGCTCGTGCACGGCGAGGTACGCCGCCCGCTGCCCGTCGACCGACAGTGCGAGGTGCGCGAGCGGGTCGTCCACGTGGCTGTCGCAGCCGTGCTGGCTCACGATCACGGTCGGTTCGAACGCCTCGAGCAGCTGGGGCACGACCGCGTGGAACGCCCGCAGCCAGCCCGCGTCGGCGGTGTTCTCCGGCAGCGCGAGGTTCACCGCCATGCCCTCGGCCGCCGGTCCGCCTGTCTCGGACGGGAAGCCGGTGACGTACGGGAACAGCGTCCGCGGCGACTCGTGCACCGAGATCGTCAGCACCCGCGGCTCGTCGTAGAAGACGTCCTGCACGCCGTCGCCGTGGTGGACGTCGAGGTCGACGTACGCCACGCGCGGGCAGCCATTGTCGAGCAGCCACTGGATCGCGACCGCGGGGTCGTTGTAGACGCAGAACCCACTTGCCGCGCCGGGCATCGCGTGGTGCAGCCCGCCGGCGATGTTCGCGGCGTGCAGCACCTCGCCCTCCCAGACCGAGCGTGCGGCCTCGACGCTCGCGCCGACGATGTGCGCGGAGACCTCGTGCATGCCCTCGAACGTGGGGTTGTCGGAGCTGCCCAGCCCGACCGAGAGGTCGAGCAGCGACGGGTCCTCGCTGCTGCGCCTGACCGCCTCGATGTACGCCTTGTCGTGCACGGTCGCGACCAGGTCGTCGGACGCCATGGGCGCCTTGACCGTCGGCAGACCGTTCGGCCCGAGGACGCCCAGCTCTTTCGCGAGCTCGACGGTGAGCCGGACCCGGATCGGCGCGAGCGGATGGCCAGGTCCGAAGTCGTACGCGGTCAGGCTCTCGTCATACACCAGTCGCGCACTGCCCGCCACGCGCCCACCTCCCTCGGTCCGCAAGTCCTCACATCATGCTTCCCCAGCCACCGCATCCGGAACCCGGCCCGTAGCCTCGCGCGGGTGAACGTAGAAGTCAGGTTGCTGCTCGGCGGCCACTCACCGGTCACCGGAGACCTCCATCGGTACGAACGCGACGAGTCCGGCGAGGTCCAGGAGATCGTCGAGCCGGACACCAGGGTGATCCGATGGGACGAGCTCCCGGCGGTGACGGTCGACGCTACTGACGACCGACCGTTGCGCGAGGTCTTCGAGGAGGCGTTCGCGCTCTTCCAGCGCGACCAGGGCCTCGCCTATCACTTCGGCCACCACCAGATGATCCTGTTCGACCTGTACGAGCCGGGCTTCGAGGAGAACGTCCTGACCGGTACAGCGAGCGAGCAGGTCGCGCAGTGGCATCGGCAGGGCATCCACGACCCGAGGCAGATCCGCACCTTCCTCGCCCTGCGCCACGAGTGGACACCCGCTCAGGCCGGCAAGCTCCTCAGCCTGGACGACGACTCGGCGGCGCGACTGCTGAAGGCGATGGGCTACCTCCAGCTGGACACCGGGCTGTACGTCCTCGGCCAGACCGAGGAAGCCAAGGCAGAGCGCGAGGACTGGAAGCGGGCGGAGCGGCAAGCCGAGCGCGACGCATAGGCTCGATCTTTCGTCCGGCGGTGGGTTCGACCGGTCCGCCGCGCCCCGCCCCGCCCAGTGCAAATGATCATGTTTACATGATCATTTGCCCCTTTACGTGGGGTGGACGCCAGGTAGAGCGGCCACTGGCCGGGTAAGGCGACCACGACACGCTTCGCCAACGGAGTGCCTCCCCCGCCCAGCTCACTCGAGACGGCGCCCCCCGTCTCCCCAGCAGGACAAGCACGTCCGGCTTTCCCAGGCCACTGTCGCCCACCAACACCCGAAATCCCGAGGCCAGCGGTTCAGCCCACGCCCATCGCCTCCTTGGCTGCCGCGAGGTAGGGCGTGCCGAGGTCGCGGGCACGGTCGGCGCCGGCGGCGAGGATCGCGTCGACCGCGGCGGGGTCCTTCGCGAGGTCGGCGTACGACTTCTGCAACGGCTCCAGCACCGCGACCACCGCGTCGGCCGTGTCGCGCTTGAGCTGGCCGTACGACGCGTACCGCGCCGCCACCGTCTCGACGGACTCCTCTCCGGTCGCGGCCGCGAGGATCTCCAGCAGGTTCGTCAACCCCGGCTTGCCATCGCGGTCGACACGGACGACGCCATCGGAGTCGGTCACCGCGCGCCGCATCTTGCGCCGCACGACGTCGGGCGGGTCGAGCAGCCTGATCTGACCGAGCGAGTCGTCCGACGTCGACTTCATCATCTTCTTGGTCGGCTCCTGCAGGTCCATCACGCGCGCCGCGACGGCGGCGTCCATCATCTCGGGGACGACGAACACCTCGCCGTACGTCCGGTTGAACCGCACCGCGAGGTCGCGGGTCAGCTCCACGTGCTGCTTCTGGTCGTCGCCGACCGGCACGTGCGTCGTTCCGTACAGCAGGATGTCGGCCGCCATCAGCGCCGGGTACGTGAGCAGCGACGCCCGCGTCTTCGGTCTGCCGCGGCCCTTCTCCTTGTACTGGATCATCCGCTGCAGTTCGCCGACGTACGCCGTGCACTCCATCAGGTAGGTGAGCTCGGCGTGCAGCGCGCCGACCGCACTTTGTCGTACGACCACGCATACGTCGGGATCGAGGCCGGCGGCGAGATAGAGCGTCGCCGCCTCGCGGGTCAGCTCGCGGAGTCGGTCGGGTGAGTGCTCGACGGTCATCGCGTGCAGGTCGACGATCGAGAACACGCACAGCGCCTCGTGCTGCAGGTCGACGAACCGGCCGAGGGCGCCGAGGTAGTTGCCGAGGGTGAGGTGTCCGGTCGGCTTGATGCCGGAGAAGATCGTGCGCATGGTTTCTGTGCTCCTTCGTGGCTCTGGAGATGGAGCCGCCCTGAGCAGAGGGCACACATGCGAAAGCCGCCCTCGTCAGGGCGGCAGCACAACGCGAGGGGACCGCCCTAGGCGGTCCACCAACCAAGCTGGCAAACGTTGCGCATGCAATGAGCATAACCTCTGGCGGACCCGGGCGCAGCCCTGCGAACATGCCGCCCATGGTGGAGATCAGGCAGGTCGAACTCGACGGCTGGCGCGAGCTGCGCGACGTACGGCTGGCGGCGTTGCTCGACGCGCCGACGGCGTTCGGGTCGACGTACGAGGACTCGGTCGCGCGGTCCGACGAGCAGTGGCAGAAGCGGCTCGAGGCCGGACCGATGTTCATCGCGTACCTCGACGGCAAGGCGATCGGCCTGTCCGGCGGCTTCGTCGAGGAGGACGGCAGCTACGAGCTCGTGTCGATGTGGGTCGACCCGGTAGCGCGCGGCAAGCGGGTGGCCGAGCAGCTCGTGAACGTCGTCGCCGCCTGGGCTCGCGGCCTCGGCGCCGCGCGGCTCCATCTGTGGGTGACCGACGGCAACGAGTCCGCGCAGCGGCTGTACGAGCGCCTTGGTTTCACCTACACCGGCGAACGCCAGGAGCTGCCGTCGAACCCGCAGCTCACCGAGGTGGGGATGGCGATGCCGCTGCAGCTCAGCGAGGACGCCGCGCGCCCGTAAGGCCCTCGATCCGGTCGATGCGGTTGGTCCAGATGCCACCGGTGTAGCCGTCGGGCAGCCTCTCGAGGTCGGCGGCGGAGTCGAAGCCGCCGGAGAACTCGTCGCCGCCGCGGACCAGATAGCCGTACGTGTCGGCCTGCTTCATGCGCTCGAGGAACCTGTTCGGCCAGCCCCACAGCCATGGCGCGAGGTTGTCGGGGAGATGCAGCTGGGTATGGCGGCAGGCCTTCGGGACGTACCCGCTCCAGCCGGTGCCGAGGTACGGGAGCAGGCAGGCCTTCATCGTGGCCTTCGACATCACGCGCAGGTCCGGCAGCCGCTTGGCCAGCTCCGCGATCGGCCGGTCGCCGCCGTAGACCGCCAGCCTCGCTCGCCTGTCGGGCGGGAGCTTCGCGAGCCTCTCCCCGAGGGCGCGGCCTTCGGAGGGGTCGTCGCTCTTCACATGCAGGAGGAGGTTCTTGCCGTCGAACGTTTCGAGTACCTCGTCGAGGGTGGGCATGAGGCCGATTCCCTTGCCCCTGAACGGGAAAGTCTTGCCGCCGTCGGCCGTGTAGCCGTACCCGACATCGAGCTTGCGAAGCTCGTCGAGCGTGTGGTCGCGCGTCACGCCGTTGCCGTTCGTACGGCAGTCGACCGTCCAGTCGTGGAAGACCGCGAACCGTTCGTCCTTGGTGGGTTGGAGATCGAGCTCGACGACATCCGCGCCGGCGTCGAACGCGGCACGCATGGAGGCGATCGTGTTCTCGAGGTACGGGTGCTCGGGCGGGTGGATCCGTTCGGCCGTACAGGTGTCGTTCTCCACCCCGGCGAGGTCGAACGTCTGCGCCATCCCTCGGTGCGCCAACAGCCGCGGCTCCTCGTCCGGCGGACTCGCGAGCAACGACGTGTTCGCGACCCACGCCAGCACCAGCAGCCCCGCGACGACGACCGCGGCGACTCGCCGCTTGCTCATCGAGACAAGGGCTCAGTCGACGGAGGCGGCGAGCTGGCGGGCGCGGTCGCGGGCGGCTTCGATGGCGTCGAGGAAGGCGGCGCGGACGCGGTGGTTCTCCAGCTCGCGGATCGCGCTGGTCGTCGTACCACCCGGCGACGTGACCGCCTCGCGCAACGCGACCGGGCGGTCGCCGGACTCGCGCATCATCAGCGCCGCGCCGAGGGCGGTCTGGACGACGAGGTCGTGCGCGACCTGGCGCGGTAGGCCGAGCAGGATCCCGGCGTCGGTCATCGCCTCGACGAGGTAGAAGAAGTACGCCGGACCCGACCCCGACAGCGCGGTCACGGCGTCCTGCTGCGACTCCGGCACGCGAAGCGTTTTCCCCAGCGGGCTGAGCATTTCCTCGGTGAGTTCGAGGTGCTGCGCGGTCGCGTGGGAGCCCGCGGAGATCGCCGACATCGCCTCGTCGACGAGCGCGGGCGTGTTGGACATGACGCGTACGACCGGCGTCTCGTCCGGCAGCCGCTTCTCGAAGAACGAGGTCGGCAGGCCGGCGCAGAGCGAGACGACGAGCTTGCCCGCGGGCACCTTCGGGCCGATCTCGGCGAGCAGCGTCGGCGCGTCCTGCGGCTTGACCGCGATCACCAGCACGTCCGCCGCCTGCGCGGCCTCGACGTTGCCGAGCACCTCGATGCCGTACTGCGTGCGCAACTGCTCGGCGCGGTCCTCGCGGCGTGCAGTAGCGACCAGCTCGCCC is part of the Tenggerimyces flavus genome and encodes:
- a CDS encoding DUF5667 domain-containing protein, with the protein product MTSLLATRRRAEDFARLVDERRQSRDPKIVPLLDVVAMLTPAMIEPAPAFRSSLRERLVSAAEELPLGEPAAPAHAARSAVRPPRVRLVAAAASVALAGGMVGTAAAARTALPGDVLYGLKRGLERTEAGFTSNSESRGRAFLRQAEIRLDETVGLVGGVSLNSAEPEELDLVRGSLTDFVIDAKRGGGLLTEAYRLDQRQAPLVMIRHFVSEARPKVQALQQFLPPTLMPSYDEAMTTLDALDGKALDLCPECGTNPTGGEVTLLSADSPAPSDDSAPAPAPEKKEATSPSPKPNLDGIPTVPPGPFPPGPRPGPTTEPGPRDPGPTKAPLPLPPIPNPVPTSPRVPLPTELPLPTSVPLPPLPLPSGFPLPLPTALPLPLPTSLPLPLPPELPLPLPTSLPLPTSLPLPLPLPGGDDLVDEKKPKSESPQPAPSTPAPDNEGPLPEFPDLPIPGDD
- a CDS encoding lysophospholipid acyltransferase family protein, which codes for MADHARVIPIDSRDRDRSGAGSRRRKPPVEEPREEAPAEKPNVLVEAVGALGQAVAEELLGDEWERKVLSGLAFVRQRLTGEYEVDELGFDAHLTENVLLNLLRPLYRDWFRVEVRGIENIPMTGGALIVANHSGTLPLDGLMTHVAVFDTHPARRHVRMLGADLIFKTPFVGELARKGGTTLASSEDADRLLSNGELVAVFPEGYKGLGKPFSERYKLQRFGRGGFVSAALGAGVPIIPCSIVGAEETYPMLGDIEPLARLLGFPYVPVTPTFPWLGPLGMVPLPSKWIISFGEPLSTSGYGREAADDPMLVFDLTDQVRETIQHTLYALLLDRPRAFF
- a CDS encoding NAD-dependent epimerase/dehydratase family protein, with amino-acid sequence MPVVLVTGCSRYLGARFARLLAADPRVDRVVGVDVIPPPHDLGAADFVRADIRSPVIARVLAREEVDTVVHMSVIATPLHAGGRATMKEINVIGTMQLLAACQRSPSLRKLIVKSSTTVYGASSSDPAMFTEEMEPRSLPRSGFAKDSVEVEGYVRGFARRRPDVDVTTLRFANVMGPAVETPLTRYFTLPVVPTVMGFDARLQFTHEDDLIDALILATLSDATGRYNVAGDGIIMLSQAIRRAGRPALPVPSFAVTAFGQAFRQARLADFTPEQLAFLTHGRGVDTARMRSDLKFEPRYSSAEAFATFVDVRGTGSLDSDRVKSAERRVASVLGARSVGNGWEDSHG
- a CDS encoding 30S ribosomal protein bS22 — its product is MGSVIKKRRKRMSKKKHRKLLKKTRVQRRRQGK
- a CDS encoding ArsR/SmtB family transcription factor translates to MTELVVDADVLANARFGTSQLTETVAALRILLTPDVEPWFRGWYREHLPALRERLAQNDVEAALVENAFRPGWVADFLTMPPLAPDQELDDELAAMVALGDDRIRADLAFVRSPLLPALAVDNLAERAAEFLRWVWTATVLPTWPRRLRVLRADVVSRTSRLSELGWSGVLEGLGQHVRWLGDGRIQVNDNTYPPLDVRGGDLMFIAAHRKGVGLAWRRPDRYAVSYPVTGIFADHQPLAEPLVRLLGRTRARILAEAAEPISTTALVATTGLGLGTVADHLRVLADAGLLENRRSGREVLYWQSETGRRVANGQ
- a CDS encoding helix-turn-helix domain-containing protein, which gives rise to MASPERPDRPAGGGGPISEARFLTVAEVAAAMRVSKMTVYRLVHAGELPAHQVGRSFRIPERAVHDYLRDSFYQAG
- a CDS encoding acetoin utilization protein AcuC, which codes for MAGSARLVYDESLTAYDFGPGHPLAPIRVRLTVELAKELGVLGPNGLPTVKAPMASDDLVATVHDKAYIEAVRRSSEDPSLLDLSVGLGSSDNPTFEGMHEVSAHIVGASVEAARSVWEGEVLHAANIAGGLHHAMPGAASGFCVYNDPAVAIQWLLDNGCPRVAYVDLDVHHGDGVQDVFYDEPRVLTISVHESPRTLFPYVTGFPSETGGPAAEGMAVNLALPENTADAGWLRAFHAVVPQLLEAFEPTVIVSQHGCDSHVDDPLAHLALSVDGQRAAYLAVHELAHQLCEGRWVATGGGGYAIASVVPRVWTHLLSIVGGAPVDPETPTPPGWRELVQRLFGRPAPLSMTDGCSAAYRDWSSGYDPADPVDRAIIATRTASFPGLGLDPSY
- the trpS gene encoding tryptophan--tRNA ligase, producing the protein MRTIFSGIKPTGHLTLGNYLGALGRFVDLQHEALCVFSIVDLHAMTVEHSPDRLRELTREAATLYLAAGLDPDVCVVVRQSAVGALHAELTYLMECTAYVGELQRMIQYKEKGRGRPKTRASLLTYPALMAADILLYGTTHVPVGDDQKQHVELTRDLAVRFNRTYGEVFVVPEMMDAAVAARVMDLQEPTKKMMKSTSDDSLGQIRLLDPPDVVRRKMRRAVTDSDGVVRVDRDGKPGLTNLLEILAAATGEESVETVAARYASYGQLKRDTADAVVAVLEPLQKSYADLAKDPAAVDAILAAGADRARDLGTPYLAAAKEAMGVG
- a CDS encoding GNAT family N-acetyltransferase: MVEIRQVELDGWRELRDVRLAALLDAPTAFGSTYEDSVARSDEQWQKRLEAGPMFIAYLDGKAIGLSGGFVEEDGSYELVSMWVDPVARGKRVAEQLVNVVAAWARGLGAARLHLWVTDGNESAQRLYERLGFTYTGERQELPSNPQLTEVGMAMPLQLSEDAARP
- a CDS encoding glycerophosphodiester phosphodiesterase family protein, producing the protein MSKRRVAAVVVAGLLVLAWVANTSLLASPPDEEPRLLAHRGMAQTFDLAGVENDTCTAERIHPPEHPYLENTIASMRAAFDAGADVVELDLQPTKDERFAVFHDWTVDCRTNGNGVTRDHTLDELRKLDVGYGYTADGGKTFPFRGKGIGLMPTLDEVLETFDGKNLLLHVKSDDPSEGRALGERLAKLPPDRRARLAVYGGDRPIAELAKRLPDLRVMSKATMKACLLPYLGTGWSGYVPKACRHTQLHLPDNLAPWLWGWPNRFLERMKQADTYGYLVRGGDEFSGGFDSAADLERLPDGYTGGIWTNRIDRIEGLTGARRPR
- the proC gene encoding pyrroline-5-carboxylate reductase; the protein is MNPGVHKVAVIGAGKMGETILSGLLRAGWPAGELVATARREDRAEQLRTQYGIEVLGNVEAAQAADVLVIAVKPQDAPTLLAEIGPKVPAGKLVVSLCAGLPTSFFEKRLPDETPVVRVMSNTPALVDEAMSAISAGSHATAQHLELTEEMLSPLGKTLRVPESQQDAVTALSGSGPAYFFYLVEAMTDAGILLGLPRQVAHDLVVQTALGAALMMRESGDRPVALREAVTSPGGTTTSAIRELENHRVRAAFLDAIEAARDRARQLAASVD